In Strix aluco isolate bStrAlu1 chromosome 22, bStrAlu1.hap1, whole genome shotgun sequence, a genomic segment contains:
- the KIAA2013 gene encoding uncharacterized protein KIAA2013 homolog: MWLQQRLKGLPGLLSSSWARRLLLLLALLLVAYWYLGAVRARRGAGRGAEPRGAAALCLQAATGAWRAQAERGDALPLPEEAAAAGGGGPGPGLALAGNGFLLLDVAAGRLWVSAAGSGGGPALATEYPALVRLRALGGRGEARAALAALRDGAVRRVRCVQTGSGTGAGDCVTVREEVVAHRSRPHLYLQRIRIANPTERVAAFEASAPASAPSLGGRFATSLEKVEERQFLLSSGRLLLAGSPKVVLMVVAAKKLVSRVQVAPKSHFDETVLSVVYTSEPIEVSRLEETFSKLRESAKKEMLEVMQMGVEDLFQEHQQTWSDLFISGVEMRKITDLHTPSSETVNMTLYYVLSSMPAPLLDPRISGEDREKMEASLNYADHCFSGHATMHAENLWPAKLTSVTQILQLSDLWKLTLQKRGCKGLVAAGVHGLMQGMVLSFGGLQFTENHLQFQADPDVLHNSYSLRGIHYNKDLINLAVLLDAEGKPFLHVSVKFQDKPVRLYACEAGCMNEPVELTSEARGHTFPVMVTQPITPLLYISTDLIHLQDLRHTLHLKAILAHEEHMAKQYPGLPFLFWFSVASLITLFHLFLFKLIYNEYCGPGAKPLFRSKVTVPDTSL, from the exons atgtggctgcagcagcggctgaaggggctgccggggctgctctccagcagctgggcgcggcggctgctgctgctgttggcgCTCCTGCTCGTCGCCTACTGGTACCTGGGGGCGgtgcgggcgcggcggggcgcggggcggggggccgagccccgcggcgccgccgccctcTGCCTGCAGGCGGCCACGGGCGCCTGGCGGGCGCAGGCCGAGCGCGGCGATGCGCTGCCGCTgccggaggaggcggcggcggccgggggcggcgggccggggccgggcctgGCGCTGGCGGGTAACGGCTTCCTGCTGTTGGACGTGGCCGCCGGCCGCCTCTGGGTGTCGGCGGCGGGATCCGGCGGCGGCCCGGCGCTGGCCACCGAGTACCCGGCGCTGGTGCGGTTGAGGGCGCTGGGCGGGCGCGGCGAGGCgcgggcggcgctggcggcgCTGCGGGACGGCGCCGTGCGGCGGGTGCGGTGCGTCCAGACCGGGTCCGGGACGGGCGCGGGGGACTGCGTGACGGTGCGGGAGGAGGTGGTGGCCCACCGGAGCCGGCCGCATCTCTACCTGCAGCGCATCCGCATTGCCAACCCCACCGAGCGGGTGGCCGCCTTCGAGGCCTCGGCCCCAGCTTCCGCGCCCTCGCTGGGCGGCCGCTTCGCCACCAGcctggagaaggtggaggagCGGCAGTTCCTGCTCTCCTCCGGTCGCCTGCTGCTGGCCGGGAGCCCCAAGGTGGTGCTAATGGTGGTGGCCGCCAAGAAACTCGTGAGCCGGGTGCAGGTGGCACCCAAATCCCACTTTGACGAAACCGTGCTCTCCGTGGTGTACACCTCGGAGCCTATCGAGGTCTCCAGGCTGGAGGAGACATTCAGCAAGCTGAGGGAGTCGGCCAAGAAGGAGATGCTGGAGGTGATGCAGATGGGGGTGGAAGATCTTTTCCAAGAGCACCAACAGACCTGGTCTGACCTGTTCATTTCAG GGGTTGAAATGAGAAAGATCACAGATTTGCATACACCATCCAGTGAGACTGTTAACATGACCCTCTACTATGTGCTGTCAAGCATGCCAGCTCCTCTGCTAGATCCACGCATTAGTGGTGAGGACAGAGAAAAAATGGAAGCCAGCTTGAACTATGCTGACCACTGCTTCAGTGGCCACGCGACCATGCATGCAGAGAACCTGTGGCCAGCAAAGCTGACCAGTGTCACCCAGATCTTGCAACTCTCAGACCTGTGGAAGCTAACTCTCCAGAAACGGGGATGCAAGGGTCTTGTGGCAGCTGGAGTCCATGGACTTATGCAGGGAATGGTGCTTAGTTTTGGGGGGCTGCAGTTCACGGAAAACCATCTTCAGTTTCAGGCTGACCCTGACGTACTTCATAACAGCTATTCCTTACGTGGGATCCATTACAACAAGGACTTGATTAATCTAGCTGTTCTGCTGGATGCTGAAGGAAAGCCCTTCTTGCATGTGTCTGTGAAATTCCAAGACAAGCCAGTTAGACTCTACGCATGTGAGGCAGGCTGTATGAATGAGCCTGTGGAGCTGACCTCAGAGGCACGAGGTCATACGTTCCCTGTCATGGTGACTCAACCCATCACACCACTGCTTTATATATCGACAGATTTGATCCACTTGCAGGACCTGAGACACACGCTCCATCTAAAAGCTATTCTGGCTCATGAGGAACACATGGCCAAGCAATACCCAGGCTTGCCATTCCTTTTCTGGTTCAGCGTGGCCTCCTTAATCACATTGTTTCACTTGTTTCTGTTCAAACTCATCTACAACGAATATTGCGGGCCAGGAGCCAAGCCGCTCTTCAGGAGTAAG GTAACTGTCCCTGACACTAGTCTCTGA